The Mycolicibacterium boenickei genome has a segment encoding these proteins:
- a CDS encoding LpqN/LpqT family lipoprotein produces MPLASGQEFAGFTIVKLVGTGGMGEVYLASHPRLPREDALKVLPISVSSDNEFRQRFIREADMAATLWHPHIVGVHDRGEFEGRLWISMDYVDGHDAAKLLHDQYPKGMPAEDVIEVVTAVGDALDYAHQRKLLHRDVKPANILLTSKQGAKRRIMLTDFGIARRADEVNGLTSTNITVGSMSYTAPEQLMGQPLDGRADQYSLAATAYRLFTGTPPFAHSNPAVVISHHLNSPPPKLADTKPELAVFDSVMAKALSKDPKDRYDTCHDFAVALAEAATGTTPEVRTPAPAHEPAPPTTPLIIPKPANPPAAPPSPSNLRPASPSEPPVFTSSWAGNETSSRKPVAAGTPVGMQGLGGPGGPGGPPPTNFGPPPLPHNPIPKKSSNRRNLLMAAGVIGAAVLLIGGITMAVTSGGDNGGGGGETTSAVATDTSDAETTTAPKPAGHAFTIADYIKQSGIVETPVHRGDPGAPVFTMPTPPGWIDAGPRTPAWAYSAIVNDPVNPTEPPSVVSLISKLAGDVDPNKLLEYAPNELQNLADYKPSGDVSRGEISGFPTVHLAGTYAKGNQRRAITQTTIVIQAPGNVYVLQINADATERDKQALTDINKAIEAQATIALP; encoded by the coding sequence ATGCCGTTGGCTAGCGGTCAGGAATTCGCAGGGTTCACCATCGTGAAGTTGGTGGGCACTGGTGGCATGGGCGAGGTCTATCTGGCGTCCCACCCGCGGTTACCCCGCGAGGACGCTCTCAAAGTGCTGCCCATCAGCGTGAGCTCGGACAACGAATTCCGGCAGCGGTTCATCCGCGAGGCCGACATGGCAGCCACCCTGTGGCACCCGCACATCGTCGGCGTGCACGACCGAGGCGAGTTCGAGGGCCGGCTGTGGATCTCGATGGACTACGTCGACGGGCACGACGCCGCCAAGCTGCTGCACGACCAGTACCCCAAGGGCATGCCCGCCGAGGACGTCATCGAGGTCGTCACCGCCGTCGGCGACGCGTTGGACTACGCGCATCAGCGCAAGCTGCTGCACCGGGACGTCAAACCGGCCAACATCCTGCTCACCAGCAAACAAGGCGCCAAGCGCCGCATCATGCTGACCGACTTCGGCATCGCGCGTCGCGCCGACGAGGTCAACGGGCTCACCTCGACCAACATCACCGTGGGTTCGATGTCCTACACCGCGCCCGAGCAGTTGATGGGCCAGCCTCTCGACGGCCGGGCCGACCAGTACTCGCTGGCCGCCACCGCCTACCGGCTGTTCACCGGTACCCCGCCGTTCGCGCACAGCAACCCGGCCGTGGTGATCAGCCACCACCTGAACTCCCCGCCGCCCAAGCTTGCCGACACGAAACCCGAACTGGCCGTGTTCGATTCAGTGATGGCCAAGGCGCTGTCGAAGGATCCCAAGGACCGGTACGACACCTGCCACGACTTCGCCGTCGCGCTCGCCGAGGCGGCCACCGGCACCACGCCCGAGGTGCGCACCCCGGCGCCCGCTCACGAGCCGGCACCACCGACCACCCCGCTGATCATCCCGAAGCCGGCGAACCCGCCGGCCGCACCGCCGTCGCCGTCGAACCTCAGGCCCGCGTCCCCGTCGGAGCCACCGGTGTTCACCTCGTCGTGGGCGGGCAACGAAACCTCCTCCCGCAAACCTGTTGCGGCAGGCACACCCGTCGGGATGCAAGGCCTCGGCGGACCGGGCGGGCCGGGCGGACCGCCACCGACCAACTTCGGGCCGCCCCCGCTGCCGCACAACCCGATCCCGAAGAAGTCGAGCAACCGGCGCAACCTGCTGATGGCCGCCGGGGTGATCGGCGCGGCCGTTCTGCTGATCGGCGGCATCACGATGGCGGTGACCTCCGGCGGCGACAACGGCGGCGGCGGGGGCGAGACCACCTCCGCCGTCGCCACGGATACGTCCGACGCAGAAACGACGACCGCCCCCAAACCGGCGGGGCACGCGTTCACCATCGCCGACTACATCAAGCAGAGCGGCATCGTCGAAACCCCGGTCCACCGTGGCGATCCGGGCGCACCGGTGTTCACCATGCCGACGCCGCCCGGATGGATCGACGCCGGCCCCCGCACCCCGGCCTGGGCCTACTCGGCGATCGTCAACGACCCGGTGAACCCGACCGAGCCGCCCTCGGTGGTCTCGCTGATCTCCAAGCTGGCCGGTGACGTCGACCCCAACAAGCTGCTCGAATACGCGCCCAACGAGCTGCAGAACCTGGCCGACTACAAGCCCTCCGGCGACGTCAGCCGCGGAGAGATCAGCGGGTTCCCCACGGTCCACCTGGCCGGCACCTACGCCAAGGGCAACCAGCGTCGCGCGATCACCCAGACCACCATCGTGATCCAGGCGCCGGGCAACGTCTACGTGCTGCAGATCAACGCCGACGCCACCGAACGCGACAAGCAAGCGTTGACCGACATCAACAAGGCGATCGAGGCCCAGGCCACTATCGCCCTGCCCTGA
- a CDS encoding J domain-containing protein, whose translation MVRTQLDPYQVLGVSPAATQDEITHAYRTRLRAHHPDTRHAPSTHAADQYLQQLLAAYGQLRNPSRRAEYDRANGTPSRSIPADNPTAGHVSIPVTHRPTADASPAVPPLQVGPVRRHR comes from the coding sequence ATGGTGCGCACCCAGCTTGACCCTTACCAGGTGTTGGGCGTGTCACCAGCGGCCACCCAAGACGAGATCACCCACGCCTACCGCACCCGGCTACGTGCCCACCACCCCGACACCCGTCACGCACCGTCCACACACGCCGCCGACCAATACCTCCAGCAGCTCCTGGCCGCCTACGGGCAATTGCGCAACCCCTCCCGCCGCGCCGAATACGACCGCGCCAACGGCACACCGTCACGATCCATCCCCGCCGACAATCCGACCGCAGGCCACGTCTCGATCCCCGTCACCCACCGCCCGACCGCTGACGCCAGCCCAGCCGTGCCGCCCTTGCAGGTCGGCCCCGTGCGCCGTCACCGCTAA
- a CDS encoding PE-PPE domain-containing protein — MTRRWGGRAVPASFLGGMALVTVTALGAIQPMTAVQLSSLIIGASSTNPGGDGVADFYGGLYRQGQDEPVVANFFTGPFGIYQAIQEHSDDDNNVVLSSGWGAANASLLLTYGKLTHDPVVSQPTLYVLDNNVASPNGGFGTRLPFFALLGVNPIPTPTDPGVPVVNVVYEYDINSNVPAYLWNAPAMANSLMAYLDRRLNQDSLDFPIDAQGNVRDCDATCHATLDSGGTVVRQTADGTVRISKVEDTTYVGYESENLPLVSPLRALGEPGNLLADAATPALRAVVDYGYPDNDPLANPQKYTPARLIPTRTETERFVHDFTAGVEEGANILRDGGSATRPKSEPDEASVAATRPLLRKSADFPRRPWGAIAPRFRVGRAAP, encoded by the coding sequence ATGACACGACGCTGGGGTGGACGCGCTGTGCCGGCATCGTTTCTGGGTGGGATGGCGCTGGTGACGGTGACCGCACTCGGGGCGATCCAGCCGATGACCGCGGTGCAACTGTCGTCCCTCATCATCGGCGCGAGCTCGACGAACCCCGGCGGCGACGGCGTCGCCGATTTCTACGGCGGGCTGTACCGGCAGGGGCAGGACGAGCCCGTCGTCGCGAACTTCTTCACCGGTCCGTTCGGGATCTACCAGGCGATCCAGGAGCACAGCGATGACGACAACAATGTGGTGTTGTCCTCGGGCTGGGGCGCGGCGAATGCGAGCTTGCTGCTGACCTACGGCAAGCTGACCCACGATCCGGTGGTCAGCCAGCCCACGCTGTATGTCCTCGACAACAACGTGGCCAGCCCCAACGGCGGATTCGGAACGAGGCTGCCGTTCTTCGCCCTGCTCGGGGTCAATCCGATCCCGACACCTACGGACCCGGGTGTGCCGGTGGTCAACGTGGTCTACGAGTACGACATCAACTCCAACGTCCCGGCCTACCTGTGGAACGCGCCCGCGATGGCCAACTCGTTGATGGCGTACCTAGACCGTCGGCTCAACCAGGACAGCCTCGATTTCCCGATCGACGCCCAGGGCAATGTGCGTGATTGCGATGCCACGTGCCACGCGACCTTGGATTCGGGTGGCACCGTGGTGCGGCAGACGGCTGACGGGACCGTGCGGATCAGCAAGGTCGAAGACACCACCTACGTCGGCTACGAGTCCGAGAACCTGCCGCTGGTCTCACCGCTGCGGGCGTTGGGGGAGCCGGGCAACCTGCTGGCCGACGCGGCCACCCCCGCGTTGCGGGCCGTGGTCGATTACGGCTACCCCGACAACGACCCGTTGGCCAACCCGCAGAAGTACACCCCGGCCCGGCTGATCCCGACGCGCACGGAGACCGAGCGCTTTGTCCATGACTTCACCGCCGGGGTCGAGGAGGGCGCGAACATCTTGCGCGACGGCGGATCTGCGACCCGGCCGAAGTCCGAGCCGGACGAGGCTTCGGTCGCGGCGACGCGTCCCCTGCTGCGCAAGAGCGCGGACTTTCCCCGAAGGCCCTGGGGCGCGATCGCGCCTCGGTTTCGAGTAGGCCGAGCGGCCCCGTGA
- a CDS encoding sigma 54-interacting transcriptional regulator yields MVSQPKNDGRRPAGSGDLPRTVGELRASGHRERGVKAEIRENLLAALADRRDVWPGILGFDDTVIPQLERALIAGHDVVLLGERGQGKTRLLRALTGLLDEWTPVIAGSELGEHPYSPITPESIRRAADSGDDLPIEWRHRSERYTEKLATPDTSVADLVGDIDPIKVAEGRSLGDPETIAYGLIPRAHRGIVAVNELPDLAERIQVSMLNVMEERDIQVRGYTLRLPLDVLVVASANPEDYTNRGRIITPLKDRFGAEIRTHYPLEIDDEIGVIRQEAQLAAEVPDYLLGVLARFARNLRESSSIDQRSGVSARFAIAAAETVAASARHRSAILGEDDPVARVVDLATVIDVLRGKLEFETGEEGREQAVLEHLLRRATADTAQRLLGGIDVAPLVAAVEEGSPVTTGERVSAKDVLAALPDLAVVDTLASRLGAVSIGERAAAIELALEALYLAKRVDKVTGEGETVYG; encoded by the coding sequence GTGGTGAGCCAACCCAAAAACGATGGTCGCCGGCCAGCCGGCTCCGGCGATCTGCCCCGTACCGTCGGTGAGCTACGTGCCTCCGGCCATCGTGAGCGGGGCGTCAAAGCTGAGATTCGGGAGAACCTGCTGGCCGCGCTCGCGGATCGTCGCGATGTGTGGCCGGGCATCCTGGGCTTCGACGACACAGTGATCCCGCAGCTTGAGCGGGCCTTGATCGCCGGGCACGACGTGGTGCTGCTGGGTGAGCGCGGTCAGGGCAAGACGCGGCTGCTGCGTGCGCTGACCGGGCTGCTCGACGAGTGGACGCCCGTGATCGCCGGGTCTGAGTTGGGCGAGCACCCGTACAGCCCGATCACCCCGGAGTCGATTCGCCGGGCCGCCGATTCCGGCGACGATCTGCCGATCGAATGGCGGCACCGCAGCGAGCGGTACACCGAGAAGCTGGCCACCCCGGACACCAGCGTGGCCGACCTCGTCGGCGACATCGACCCGATCAAGGTGGCCGAGGGCCGCAGCCTCGGGGACCCGGAAACGATCGCCTACGGGCTGATCCCGCGGGCGCACCGCGGCATCGTGGCGGTCAACGAGCTGCCCGACCTGGCCGAGCGGATTCAGGTGTCGATGCTCAACGTGATGGAGGAGCGCGACATTCAGGTCCGCGGGTACACGTTGCGGCTGCCGCTGGATGTGCTCGTCGTGGCCAGTGCCAACCCGGAGGACTACACGAACCGCGGACGCATCATCACCCCGCTCAAGGACCGGTTCGGGGCCGAGATCCGGACGCATTACCCGCTGGAGATCGACGACGAGATCGGGGTGATCCGCCAGGAGGCCCAGTTGGCCGCCGAGGTCCCCGATTATCTGCTCGGCGTGCTGGCCCGGTTCGCCCGCAATCTGCGGGAATCCAGCTCGATCGACCAGCGTTCCGGTGTATCGGCCCGGTTCGCGATCGCCGCGGCCGAGACGGTGGCAGCCTCGGCGCGGCACCGCTCGGCGATCCTCGGCGAGGACGATCCGGTGGCCCGCGTGGTCGACCTGGCCACGGTGATCGATGTGCTGCGAGGCAAATTGGAGTTCGAGACGGGTGAGGAGGGGCGCGAGCAGGCGGTGCTGGAGCACCTGCTGCGACGCGCCACCGCCGACACCGCGCAGCGGCTGCTGGGCGGTATCGACGTCGCGCCGCTGGTGGCCGCCGTCGAGGAGGGCTCACCGGTGACCACCGGTGAGCGCGTGTCGGCCAAGGACGTCCTGGCCGCGCTGCCCGATCTGGCTGTCGTCGACACACTCGCCTCGCGGTTGGGTGCGGTGTCGATCGGTGAGCGCGCCGCAGCGATCGAATTGGCCTTGGAGGCCCTGTATCTGGCCAAGCGCGTGGACAAGGTGACGGGGGAGGGCGAGACGGTCTATGGCTGA
- a CDS encoding DUF1707 SHOCT-like domain-containing protein — protein sequence MSTSAPQGRSMRAADTDRIQVAQLLTDAAAAGRLPMTEYEDRLAKAYAAQTYDDLARLSRDLPGAVNCSAGHCRPAPSTLLLAIMSGFERRGRWNVPKKLTTFALFGGGVVDLRYADFTAPDVDVRTYSIFGGQTILVPPEVNVDLHGVGVMGNFDQSVNGDGTDGAPRVHIRGFSLWGSVSVKRKKRRNQIDE from the coding sequence ATGAGCACTTCAGCGCCGCAGGGCAGGTCGATGCGGGCTGCCGACACCGACCGCATTCAGGTGGCGCAGCTGCTCACTGATGCTGCCGCCGCGGGCCGGCTGCCGATGACCGAGTATGAGGACCGGCTAGCAAAGGCCTACGCGGCTCAGACCTATGACGATCTGGCGCGGCTGAGTCGCGACCTTCCCGGTGCGGTCAACTGTTCGGCCGGCCATTGTCGCCCGGCCCCCTCGACGCTGCTGTTGGCGATCATGAGCGGGTTCGAGCGCCGTGGTCGGTGGAACGTGCCGAAGAAGCTGACGACGTTCGCACTCTTCGGCGGCGGAGTGGTCGATCTTCGCTATGCCGACTTCACCGCACCCGATGTCGACGTCCGTACCTATTCGATCTTCGGCGGGCAGACCATCCTGGTGCCGCCCGAAGTGAACGTGGATCTACATGGCGTCGGAGTGATGGGGAACTTCGATCAGAGCGTCAACGGCGACGGCACCGACGGCGCACCGCGTGTCCACATCCGCGGCTTCTCGTTGTGGGGCAGCGTCAGCGTCAAACGCAAGAAGCGCCGTAACCAGATCGACGAGTGA
- a CDS encoding Hsp20/alpha crystallin family protein: protein MLMRTDPFRDFDRLAQQVLGTTARPAVMPMDAWREGDRFIVEFDLPGVDVNSLNLDVERNVLTVHAQRPELDPDRELVSAERARGVFSRQLFLGETLDTDAIEANYAGGVLRLTIPVAEKAKPRRIEITSETDKTAINA from the coding sequence ATGTTGATGCGTACCGATCCGTTCCGTGACTTCGATCGACTGGCCCAGCAGGTACTGGGCACCACGGCCCGTCCGGCGGTGATGCCGATGGACGCCTGGCGCGAGGGCGACAGGTTCATCGTCGAGTTCGATCTGCCTGGGGTGGACGTGAATTCGCTCAACCTCGATGTGGAGCGCAATGTGCTCACCGTGCACGCCCAGCGTCCCGAACTGGATCCCGACCGGGAACTCGTCTCGGCCGAGCGTGCGCGCGGAGTGTTCAGCCGGCAGCTGTTCCTGGGCGAGACGCTGGACACCGACGCGATCGAGGCCAACTACGCCGGTGGGGTGTTGCGGTTGACCATCCCGGTGGCCGAGAAAGCCAAACCGCGCCGCATCGAGATCACGAGCGAGACCGACAAGACCGCTATCAACGCCTGA
- a CDS encoding alpha/beta hydrolase family protein, translating to MAKTAATTAAVIATAAALTAGVASSAPEALAAHNRSVQADVELTAGVGQVPDIVGIYGVGPIFWTAQALGITPENVIKAAGGLTGNTALAETVVGLLNFIDAVTPIEAGVKGPMPNDVYDGVNGLTYTTDALAQLLGIRDGSVMDKIVDWLVGNAPILNQRRDIILSESLGGLTTSLAYRDMINAVTSDSDDWKIGVTGQWLIFVNNVSRPGGGLFALATPFTNLFGLNLTTPDAGSYTNPDKTKVLNTSILDITWAYNPLSDAPTTLNPLAWANSAAAGVFLTYLLPDEDNNIGDHVLPKLISGIADGVKVMVDPTGGQGTSLIPGLGKLLDSLGIKLLAFPGKATYITYDSGNLPLLEPFRVAPHLLNLLPGVDIPTPLTDSIEPALRKLVNMGYQDVNPNDLERTFNEAGEQAYLWHSPLTSTQQLAAGEIVFDALIDGIQANALNPEAWTPTLPGADFKPIVQNALTVAAAKAMSDALEAVQKGADPVFDAVEKGLAPVTHALDDINAQMEAAIDGMLKVNGSTANKQSAKQAITSGPTSDSVLKTLSLDAPAADSEDTESNDADAKDTPVKDVLKGLGVDKDSLQTTAKARAKARHAADASDPIKKSVKETVAKVRGAVDDTAKEVKNAVDNAAQDVKDATSGKKDTEKTKKPTTKKAKADKADKKEKSAA from the coding sequence ATGGCTAAGACCGCTGCCACCACGGCAGCGGTCATTGCTACTGCGGCGGCGTTGACCGCAGGCGTCGCGTCATCCGCGCCGGAGGCACTCGCGGCCCACAACCGCAGTGTGCAAGCGGATGTCGAGCTGACTGCCGGCGTCGGCCAGGTCCCCGATATCGTCGGGATCTACGGCGTGGGCCCGATCTTCTGGACCGCGCAAGCCCTCGGAATCACGCCTGAAAACGTGATCAAGGCCGCCGGCGGGCTGACCGGCAACACCGCATTGGCCGAAACGGTCGTCGGGCTGCTGAACTTCATCGACGCCGTGACGCCGATCGAGGCCGGCGTCAAGGGTCCGATGCCCAACGACGTGTACGACGGTGTCAATGGGCTGACCTACACCACCGACGCCCTGGCTCAGTTGCTCGGCATTCGCGACGGGTCCGTCATGGACAAGATTGTCGACTGGCTCGTCGGCAACGCGCCCATACTGAATCAGCGCCGCGACATCATTCTGTCCGAGAGCCTGGGCGGGCTCACCACATCGCTGGCCTACCGCGACATGATCAATGCGGTCACATCCGACAGCGACGACTGGAAGATCGGGGTCACCGGCCAGTGGCTGATCTTCGTCAACAATGTCAGCCGCCCTGGCGGCGGATTGTTCGCATTGGCAACACCTTTCACCAACTTGTTCGGGCTGAACCTCACCACGCCGGACGCTGGCAGCTATACCAACCCCGACAAGACCAAGGTCCTCAATACCTCGATCCTCGACATCACCTGGGCGTACAACCCGCTGTCGGACGCGCCCACCACGCTGAACCCGCTGGCCTGGGCCAACTCGGCCGCGGCGGGCGTGTTCCTGACGTACCTGTTGCCCGACGAGGACAACAACATCGGCGATCATGTTCTGCCGAAGCTGATCTCCGGCATCGCTGACGGTGTCAAGGTGATGGTCGACCCGACCGGGGGCCAGGGCACCTCGTTGATTCCGGGCCTGGGCAAGCTACTCGACAGTCTTGGCATCAAGCTGCTTGCATTCCCCGGCAAGGCCACCTACATAACGTACGACTCGGGCAATCTCCCGTTGCTCGAGCCGTTCCGGGTTGCCCCGCATCTGCTCAACCTGCTTCCGGGCGTTGACATCCCGACTCCGTTGACCGACAGCATCGAGCCTGCGCTGCGCAAGTTGGTGAACATGGGGTACCAGGACGTCAACCCCAACGACCTGGAGCGTACGTTCAACGAAGCTGGCGAGCAGGCCTATCTGTGGCACTCTCCGCTCACCTCGACGCAACAGCTGGCCGCCGGCGAAATCGTTTTCGACGCACTGATCGACGGCATTCAGGCCAATGCCCTGAACCCGGAAGCCTGGACTCCGACGCTGCCGGGCGCGGACTTCAAGCCGATCGTGCAGAACGCTTTGACGGTGGCGGCCGCCAAGGCGATGAGCGACGCCCTGGAGGCCGTGCAGAAGGGCGCCGACCCCGTCTTCGATGCGGTCGAGAAGGGGCTGGCTCCCGTCACGCACGCTCTCGATGACATCAACGCTCAGATGGAAGCGGCCATCGACGGAATGCTGAAGGTCAACGGCTCGACGGCCAACAAGCAGTCCGCGAAGCAGGCCATCACCTCTGGCCCGACCAGCGACAGCGTGCTGAAGACCCTCAGCCTCGATGCCCCCGCCGCCGATTCCGAAGACACCGAATCCAACGACGCCGACGCGAAGGACACGCCCGTCAAGGACGTCCTCAAAGGCCTTGGTGTGGACAAGGACTCGCTGCAGACCACGGCGAAGGCCCGGGCCAAGGCCCGCCATGCCGCTGACGCGAGCGATCCCATCAAGAAGTCGGTCAAGGAGACCGTCGCCAAGGTGCGCGGTGCGGTCGATGACACCGCGAAGGAAGTCAAGAACGCCGTCGACAATGCCGCCCAAGACGTGAAAGACGCCACCAGCGGCAAGAAGGACACGGAGAAGACGAAGAAGCCCACGACCAAGAAGGCCAAGGCTGACAAGGCCGACAAGAAGGAGAAGTCGGCGGCGTAA
- a CDS encoding VWA domain-containing protein, with amino-acid sequence MADPGRGHGHTSRYSRYTGGPDPLAPPIDLRDALEQIGQSVMEGSSPRRALSELMRRGTEGMRGTDRLAAEANRKRRDLLQRHNLDGTLQEIKKLLDEAVLAERKELARALDDDARFGELQMEALSPSPAKAVQELADYDWRSPEARQKYEQIKDLLGREMLDQRFAGMKEALENATDEDRQRVNDMLDDLNELLDKHARGEDTPQDFQDFMDKHGEFFPEGPQNIDELLDSLAKRAAAAQRFRNSLSAEQRAELDSLAQQAFGSPSLMNALDRLDAHLQAARPGEDWSGSERFSGGDPLGMGEGAQALSDIAELEQLADALSQSYSGASMDDVDLEALARQLGDEAAIDARTLSELEKALVNQGFIDRGSDGQWRLSPKAMRQLGQTALRDVAQQLSGRHGERDTRRAGAAGELTGATRPWQFGDTEPWNVTRTVTNAVLRQAGTGIAERPIRFAVEDVEISETETRTQACVALLVDTSFSMVMENRWLPMKRTALALNHLVSTRFRSDELQIIAFGRYARTVTAAELTGLEGVYEQGTNLHHALALATRHLRRHPNAQPVVLVVTDGEPTAHLEDFGDGNGSEVFFDYPPHPRTIGHTVRGFDEVARLGAQVTIFRLGSDPGLARFIDQVARRVQGRVVVPDLDGLGAAVVGDYLRSRRR; translated from the coding sequence ATGGCTGATCCCGGTCGGGGGCACGGGCACACCTCGCGGTATTCGCGATACACCGGTGGTCCCGACCCGCTGGCACCTCCGATCGATCTGCGCGACGCACTCGAGCAGATCGGTCAGAGCGTGATGGAGGGCAGCTCGCCGCGCCGCGCGCTCTCCGAGCTGATGCGTCGCGGCACCGAGGGGATGCGCGGCACCGACCGGCTGGCCGCCGAGGCCAACCGCAAGCGTCGGGATTTGTTGCAGCGGCACAACCTTGACGGCACGTTGCAGGAGATCAAGAAGCTGCTCGACGAGGCCGTGCTGGCCGAGCGCAAGGAGCTGGCCCGCGCGCTCGACGACGACGCCCGGTTCGGCGAACTGCAGATGGAGGCGCTCTCGCCATCCCCGGCCAAGGCGGTTCAGGAACTGGCCGACTACGACTGGCGCAGCCCCGAGGCGCGACAGAAGTACGAGCAGATCAAGGATCTGCTGGGCCGGGAGATGCTCGATCAGCGTTTCGCAGGCATGAAGGAGGCGTTGGAGAACGCCACCGACGAGGATCGGCAGCGGGTCAACGACATGCTCGACGACCTCAACGAACTGCTGGACAAGCACGCCCGCGGGGAGGACACCCCGCAGGACTTCCAAGACTTCATGGACAAGCACGGAGAGTTCTTCCCGGAGGGCCCGCAGAACATCGACGAGCTGCTGGACTCGTTGGCCAAGCGGGCCGCCGCCGCGCAGCGGTTCCGCAACAGCCTGTCGGCCGAGCAGCGAGCCGAGCTGGATTCCTTGGCGCAGCAGGCATTCGGGTCGCCGTCGCTGATGAACGCGCTGGACCGGCTCGATGCGCACCTGCAGGCGGCCCGGCCGGGCGAGGATTGGAGCGGCTCGGAGCGCTTCTCCGGCGGCGATCCGCTGGGCATGGGGGAGGGCGCCCAGGCGCTGTCCGACATCGCCGAGCTGGAGCAGCTGGCGGACGCGTTGTCGCAGAGCTATTCCGGGGCGTCGATGGACGACGTGGACCTGGAGGCGCTGGCCCGGCAACTCGGTGATGAGGCCGCGATCGATGCCCGCACGTTGTCCGAGCTCGAAAAGGCCCTGGTGAACCAGGGTTTCATCGACCGTGGCTCGGACGGGCAATGGCGGCTGTCGCCCAAGGCGATGCGTCAGCTCGGTCAGACCGCGCTGCGTGATGTGGCGCAACAGCTTTCGGGCCGGCACGGGGAACGTGACACCCGCCGGGCCGGCGCGGCCGGGGAGCTGACCGGGGCCACCCGGCCCTGGCAGTTCGGCGACACCGAGCCGTGGAACGTGACCCGCACGGTGACCAACGCGGTCCTGCGGCAGGCGGGCACCGGGATCGCCGAGCGGCCGATCCGGTTCGCGGTCGAGGACGTGGAGATCTCCGAGACCGAAACCCGCACCCAGGCTTGTGTGGCACTGCTGGTGGACACCAGCTTCTCGATGGTGATGGAGAACCGCTGGCTGCCGATGAAGCGCACCGCGTTGGCGCTCAACCATCTGGTGAGTACGCGGTTCCGTTCAGACGAGTTGCAGATCATCGCCTTTGGCCGGTATGCCCGCACCGTGACCGCAGCCGAGCTGACCGGTCTGGAGGGGGTGTACGAGCAGGGCACCAACCTGCACCACGCACTGGCCCTGGCGACGCGGCATCTTCGTCGTCATCCCAATGCCCAGCCGGTCGTGCTGGTGGTGACCGACGGTGAGCCGACCGCGCACCTCGAGGACTTCGGAGACGGCAACGGCTCTGAGGTCTTCTTCGACTACCCACCACATCCACGCACCATCGGTCACACCGTGCGTGGGTTCGACGAGGTGGCCCGGCTCGGCGCGCAGGTGACGATCTTCCGGCTGGGCTCTGATCCGGGTCTGGCCCGGTTCATCGATCAGGTGGCCCGTCGGGTGCAGGGCCGCGTGGTGGTGCCTGACCTGGATGGCCTGGGTGCCGCCGTGGTCGGCGACTACCTGCGCTCGCGTCGCCGCTAG
- a CDS encoding SDR family oxidoreductase yields the protein MPRTVLVTGATGTLGHHVVPEATAAGHQVRALSRRDRVGYTGVHWHQADLLDPDSLNGALDGVDVVIHCATQATGSKDIKAARNLIEAARRKGVGHLIYISIVGIDDIPLPYYKTKLRVEQTLETSGVGYTILRATQFHELIEKTFSVQRFSPVLWTLRDVRFQPIDTRDVATRLVNLIDSEPSGRVPDIGGPSVHTHPELGQMYLSAHNSVRRVARFTIPGRIVAGYRSGANLTPENAVDGASFQDYLDAHG from the coding sequence ATGCCACGCACAGTGCTCGTCACCGGGGCGACCGGCACTCTCGGCCACCACGTGGTGCCTGAGGCGACAGCCGCCGGTCACCAGGTCCGCGCATTGAGTCGTCGGGACAGGGTCGGATACACCGGCGTGCATTGGCACCAGGCCGACTTGCTCGACCCAGACAGTTTGAATGGCGCACTCGACGGCGTCGACGTCGTCATCCACTGCGCCACCCAAGCCACCGGAAGCAAGGACATCAAGGCGGCCCGGAACCTGATCGAGGCTGCGCGACGCAAGGGCGTCGGGCACCTCATCTATATCTCGATCGTCGGCATCGACGACATCCCGCTTCCCTATTACAAGACGAAGTTGCGGGTCGAGCAGACACTCGAAACCTCTGGCGTCGGCTACACGATTCTGCGCGCCACCCAGTTCCACGAGCTAATCGAAAAGACGTTCTCGGTGCAGCGATTCTCACCCGTTTTGTGGACCCTGCGCGACGTCCGATTCCAGCCCATCGACACCCGCGACGTGGCGACACGACTGGTCAATTTGATCGATTCAGAGCCGTCCGGACGGGTACCCGACATCGGTGGGCCCAGCGTCCACACTCACCCAGAACTGGGACAGATGTATCTCTCAGCACACAACAGCGTGCGTCGGGTGGCCAGATTCACCATCCCCGGGCGCATCGTCGCCGGTTACAGGTCGGGAGCCAATCTGACCCCGGAAAACGCGGTCGACGGCGCGTCGTTCCAGGACTATCTGGACGCCCACGGATAG